From the genome of Vibrio porteresiae DSM 19223, one region includes:
- the prsR gene encoding PEP-CTERM-box response regulator transcription factor — METLLIIEDDRGIQKQLKWAFGDYNVVHAFDKATALAALRRYEPKVITLDLGLPPDPDNASEGFETLKEILALAPKAKIVVITGNDEKINALQAIKMGAHDFYHKPIDQDILSVIVSRAFFIANLELENESLKKHSLNHNGFIGHSPKIQRVCELIERIAPTDVSTLLLGESGTGKEVLARAIHDSSGRKDQPFVAINCASIPENLLESELFGYERGAFTGAVKMTKGKVECAEGGTLFLDEIGDMPFSLQAKILRFLQEKVITRIGGRQDIPVNVRIVCATHQNLQEMVAEKSFREDLFYRISEMTINIPPLRERDEDIILIARSVLQANCEQMGKQINGFTEEAIQALIQYPWPGNVRELQNRVKSACIMADGKNITVHDLALPTNQEVVTMDINLKHVREAAEKQAVSRALSISDGNMSNTAGLLGITRPTLYALMEKFSLRK, encoded by the coding sequence ATGGAAACACTACTGATTATTGAAGATGATCGCGGCATCCAGAAACAACTAAAATGGGCATTTGGTGACTACAACGTGGTTCATGCTTTTGATAAAGCAACTGCGTTGGCAGCGCTACGTCGCTACGAACCCAAAGTCATTACTTTGGATTTGGGGCTACCACCCGACCCAGATAATGCTTCGGAAGGTTTTGAGACGCTAAAAGAGATTCTTGCCTTAGCGCCTAAAGCCAAAATTGTGGTCATTACTGGTAATGATGAGAAGATCAATGCACTGCAAGCCATTAAAATGGGTGCGCATGATTTTTATCACAAACCTATCGACCAAGATATTCTGTCGGTCATCGTCAGCCGTGCGTTCTTTATTGCCAACTTGGAACTCGAAAATGAGAGCCTGAAGAAGCACTCTTTAAATCACAATGGTTTTATTGGTCATAGCCCCAAAATACAGCGGGTGTGTGAACTTATCGAACGTATTGCCCCTACCGATGTAAGCACCTTGCTACTGGGTGAAAGTGGTACAGGGAAAGAAGTGCTCGCACGTGCCATTCACGATTCAAGCGGTCGTAAAGATCAGCCGTTTGTCGCAATAAACTGCGCCTCCATTCCAGAAAACCTCCTTGAAAGTGAACTGTTTGGTTATGAACGTGGCGCTTTCACTGGCGCAGTAAAAATGACCAAAGGGAAAGTGGAATGCGCCGAAGGTGGTACTCTGTTCTTGGATGAAATTGGCGATATGCCTTTCTCATTGCAAGCCAAGATCTTGCGCTTTTTGCAGGAAAAAGTGATTACCCGTATCGGCGGCAGACAAGACATTCCGGTGAACGTGCGTATCGTCTGTGCGACCCACCAGAACTTACAAGAGATGGTGGCAGAAAAATCCTTTCGTGAAGACTTGTTCTATCGTATCAGCGAAATGACCATCAATATTCCGCCACTACGTGAGCGTGATGAAGACATTATTTTGATTGCCCGTTCTGTGCTGCAAGCAAACTGTGAGCAAATGGGTAAACAGATCAATGGATTTACTGAAGAAGCGATTCAAGCCCTGATTCAATACCCTTGGCCTGGTAACGTGCGTGAACTGCAAAACCGCGTTAAAAGTGCCTGCATTATGGCGGACGGCAAGAACATCACAGTGCATGATTTGGCGCTACCGACCAATCAGGAAGTGGTCACCATGGACATTAATTTGAAGCATGTTCGCGAGGCTGCTGAAAAACAAGCCGTGAGTCGAGCGCTCTCTATCAGCGACGGTAATATGTCTAACACGGCAGGATTACTCGGCATTACTCGACCAACACTCTATGCCCTGATGGAGAAATTCTCTTTACGTAAATAA